The Puntigrus tetrazona isolate hp1 chromosome 16, ASM1883169v1, whole genome shotgun sequence genome includes a region encoding these proteins:
- the LOC122360651 gene encoding meprin A subunit beta-like isoform X1: protein MHLCAFLLLSSVLTHCHASPMVSVIIDFFKADLQIFMSVMSIYYYLMLCSQPPSDIAEEWKGIPDINKGLNLKEGDIMMPKQKSAILGNRWDISVSYELSVNLSVNYKGVILRAFEQFRLKSCIDFKPRAPEDISYISVESHDGCWSYVGRAFFGAQPLSIGDGCGIKAIVEHEFLHALGFWHEQSRYDRDDYVTINFENVITGQEHNFDKYSDNQTTTQGTPYDYYSVMHYGKNDFSNGNGSTIITKQPEFQDVIGQLLDLSEYDVIELNKLYKCNSSISFLDHCSFDDESLCQMSVCSAADYGWQRVKSVSGINVTDHTYLGKERNETSFFMHFSTEGRNEGDIAKMESNIMTPQRYCKVQCLQFYYYHSGHESDQLNIWIREYQNESDSRGTLRLMDQITEPPGNYWKLHHVPLNANKTFQVVFEARKGDGNSSGGFSLDDINISETECLHTWQIRDFEKVLKNSVSGFWMYSPLYYSSDGYRFQAGLRLNQNYLSIYVRLVSGVFDDQLQWPCPWRQITFQMLDQNPNIQKRMSSEKSFTTDPYLIYLNVSVWDNPQKTGTQIFNGNETVHVGLLWGYQYAIMKEDLTKREFIKGGDIIFLFTLQDISELLQKDSLPCPKATVKNFNVTPDVSAQQGSCAPRVRPTTITATTTTAAKRITTTPRFTESSSAKTASSLITMMVCFLLLAS, encoded by the exons AGGAATGGAAGGGCATTCCAGATATAAACAaag GTTTAAATCTCAAAGAAGGTGACATCATGATG CCAAAGCAAAAGAGTGCCATTCTTGGGAACCGGTGGGATATTTCTGTCTCCTATGAGCTAAGTGTGAATCTAA GTGTGAACTATAAAGGAGTCATTTTGAGAGCCTTTGAGCAGTTCAGACTGAAATCATGTATTGATTTTAAGCCCAGAGCACCAGAAGACATTTCTTACATCTCTGTGGAGAGTCATGATGG GTGTTGGTCATATGTCGGTCGTGCATTTTTTGGAGCTCAGCCTCTCTCGATTGGAGATGGCTGTGGGATAAAAGCTATTGTTGAGCATGAGTTTCTCCATGCACTGGGATTTTGGCATGAACAGTCAAGATATGACAGAGATGATTATGTGACCATCAACTTTGAAAACGTTATTACAG GGCAGGAGCATAATTTTGATAAATACAGTGACAACCAAACCACCACCCAAGGTACCCCATATGACTACTACTCTGTGATGCATTATGGTAAAAATGATTTCAGCAATGGTAATGGATCCACAATCATTACCAAGCAACCAGAGTTTCAAGATGTGATTGGTCAACTCCTGGACTTGAGTGAATATGATGTGATTGAACTCAACAAACTCTATAAGTGCA ATTCGTCTATCTCTTTCCTTGATCACTGTAGTTTTGATGATGAATCTCTGTGTCAGATGAGCGTCTGCTCTGCTGCTGATTACGGCTGGCAGAGAGTGAAGTCAGTGAGTGGCATCAATGTGACTGACCACACATACTTGGGCAAAGAACGAAATG AGACGTCTTTCTTCATGCACTTCAGCACAGAGGGCAGAAATGAGGGAGATATAGCCAAAATGGAAAGCAACATAATGACCCCTCAAAGATACTGTAAAGTCCAGTGTCTGCAGTTCTACTACTATCACAGCGGTCACGAGTCTGACCAGCTCAATATCTGGATCAGAGAGTACCAGAACGAATCAGACAGCAGAGGAACTCTCAGACTTATGGATCAGATCACAG AACCCCCTGGTAATTACTGGAAGCTGCATCATGTGCCactgaatgcaaataaaaccTTTCAAGTTGTATTTGAAGCCCGTAAAGGAGATGGAAACTCCAGTGGAGGATTTTCACTGGATGATATCAATATTTCAGAGACTGAGTGTCTGCACACATGGCAGATCAGAGACTTTGAGAAGGTTTTGAAAAACAGTGTGTCTGGCTTTTGGATGTACAGCCCGTTGTATTACTCCAGTGATGGTTATCGCTTTCAGGCTGGCTTGAGACTGAATCAGAATTACCTTTCAATATATGTTCGTCTGGTTTCTGGTGTATTTGATGATCAGCTGCAGTGGCCTTGTCCATGGAGACAAATAACCTTCCAGATGCTTGACCAGAATCCAAACATACAGAAGCGCATGTCCTCTGAGAAAAGCTTCACAACTGAtccttatttaatttatttaa ATGTCAGTGTTTGGGACAATCCTCAAAAAACTGGAACTCAAATCTTTAATGGCAATGAGACTGTACATGTGGGTCTTTTGTGGGGCTATCAATATGCCATAATGAAAGAGGACCTCACTAAAAGAGAGTTTATCAAGGGTGGTGACATCATATTTCTCTTCACCTTGCAAG ATATTTCTGAGTTGCTTCAGAAGGACTCTCTACCCTGTCCTAAAGCAACAGTGAAGAACTTCAACGTTACTCCTGATGTGAGTGCCCAGCAAGGATCATGTGCTCCAag AGTTCGTCCAACAACTATAACAGCAACAACCACTACTGCTGCTAAAAGAATTACAACTACACCAAGATTTACTGAGAG TTCCAGTGCCAAGACTGCTTCCTCTTTGATCACCATGATGGTTTGCTTTCTTTTGCTGGCGAGTTAA
- the LOC122360651 gene encoding meprin A subunit beta-like isoform X2, with protein sequence MHLCAFLLLSSVLTHCHASPMPPSDIAEEWKGIPDINKGLNLKEGDIMMPKQKSAILGNRWDISVSYELSVNLSVNYKGVILRAFEQFRLKSCIDFKPRAPEDISYISVESHDGCWSYVGRAFFGAQPLSIGDGCGIKAIVEHEFLHALGFWHEQSRYDRDDYVTINFENVITGQEHNFDKYSDNQTTTQGTPYDYYSVMHYGKNDFSNGNGSTIITKQPEFQDVIGQLLDLSEYDVIELNKLYKCNSSISFLDHCSFDDESLCQMSVCSAADYGWQRVKSVSGINVTDHTYLGKERNETSFFMHFSTEGRNEGDIAKMESNIMTPQRYCKVQCLQFYYYHSGHESDQLNIWIREYQNESDSRGTLRLMDQITEPPGNYWKLHHVPLNANKTFQVVFEARKGDGNSSGGFSLDDINISETECLHTWQIRDFEKVLKNSVSGFWMYSPLYYSSDGYRFQAGLRLNQNYLSIYVRLVSGVFDDQLQWPCPWRQITFQMLDQNPNIQKRMSSEKSFTTDPYLIYLNVSVWDNPQKTGTQIFNGNETVHVGLLWGYQYAIMKEDLTKREFIKGGDIIFLFTLQDISELLQKDSLPCPKATVKNFNVTPDVSAQQGSCAPRVRPTTITATTTTAAKRITTTPRFTESSSAKTASSLITMMVCFLLLAS encoded by the exons AGGAATGGAAGGGCATTCCAGATATAAACAaag GTTTAAATCTCAAAGAAGGTGACATCATGATG CCAAAGCAAAAGAGTGCCATTCTTGGGAACCGGTGGGATATTTCTGTCTCCTATGAGCTAAGTGTGAATCTAA GTGTGAACTATAAAGGAGTCATTTTGAGAGCCTTTGAGCAGTTCAGACTGAAATCATGTATTGATTTTAAGCCCAGAGCACCAGAAGACATTTCTTACATCTCTGTGGAGAGTCATGATGG GTGTTGGTCATATGTCGGTCGTGCATTTTTTGGAGCTCAGCCTCTCTCGATTGGAGATGGCTGTGGGATAAAAGCTATTGTTGAGCATGAGTTTCTCCATGCACTGGGATTTTGGCATGAACAGTCAAGATATGACAGAGATGATTATGTGACCATCAACTTTGAAAACGTTATTACAG GGCAGGAGCATAATTTTGATAAATACAGTGACAACCAAACCACCACCCAAGGTACCCCATATGACTACTACTCTGTGATGCATTATGGTAAAAATGATTTCAGCAATGGTAATGGATCCACAATCATTACCAAGCAACCAGAGTTTCAAGATGTGATTGGTCAACTCCTGGACTTGAGTGAATATGATGTGATTGAACTCAACAAACTCTATAAGTGCA ATTCGTCTATCTCTTTCCTTGATCACTGTAGTTTTGATGATGAATCTCTGTGTCAGATGAGCGTCTGCTCTGCTGCTGATTACGGCTGGCAGAGAGTGAAGTCAGTGAGTGGCATCAATGTGACTGACCACACATACTTGGGCAAAGAACGAAATG AGACGTCTTTCTTCATGCACTTCAGCACAGAGGGCAGAAATGAGGGAGATATAGCCAAAATGGAAAGCAACATAATGACCCCTCAAAGATACTGTAAAGTCCAGTGTCTGCAGTTCTACTACTATCACAGCGGTCACGAGTCTGACCAGCTCAATATCTGGATCAGAGAGTACCAGAACGAATCAGACAGCAGAGGAACTCTCAGACTTATGGATCAGATCACAG AACCCCCTGGTAATTACTGGAAGCTGCATCATGTGCCactgaatgcaaataaaaccTTTCAAGTTGTATTTGAAGCCCGTAAAGGAGATGGAAACTCCAGTGGAGGATTTTCACTGGATGATATCAATATTTCAGAGACTGAGTGTCTGCACACATGGCAGATCAGAGACTTTGAGAAGGTTTTGAAAAACAGTGTGTCTGGCTTTTGGATGTACAGCCCGTTGTATTACTCCAGTGATGGTTATCGCTTTCAGGCTGGCTTGAGACTGAATCAGAATTACCTTTCAATATATGTTCGTCTGGTTTCTGGTGTATTTGATGATCAGCTGCAGTGGCCTTGTCCATGGAGACAAATAACCTTCCAGATGCTTGACCAGAATCCAAACATACAGAAGCGCATGTCCTCTGAGAAAAGCTTCACAACTGAtccttatttaatttatttaa ATGTCAGTGTTTGGGACAATCCTCAAAAAACTGGAACTCAAATCTTTAATGGCAATGAGACTGTACATGTGGGTCTTTTGTGGGGCTATCAATATGCCATAATGAAAGAGGACCTCACTAAAAGAGAGTTTATCAAGGGTGGTGACATCATATTTCTCTTCACCTTGCAAG ATATTTCTGAGTTGCTTCAGAAGGACTCTCTACCCTGTCCTAAAGCAACAGTGAAGAACTTCAACGTTACTCCTGATGTGAGTGCCCAGCAAGGATCATGTGCTCCAag AGTTCGTCCAACAACTATAACAGCAACAACCACTACTGCTGCTAAAAGAATTACAACTACACCAAGATTTACTGAGAG TTCCAGTGCCAAGACTGCTTCCTCTTTGATCACCATGATGGTTTGCTTTCTTTTGCTGGCGAGTTAA
- the LOC122360651 gene encoding meprin A subunit beta-like isoform X3 produces MFESRENAFMCFSSAELSFDSLSCITYEEWKGIPDINKGLNLKEGDIMMPKQKSAILGNRWDISVSYELSVNLSVNYKGVILRAFEQFRLKSCIDFKPRAPEDISYISVESHDGCWSYVGRAFFGAQPLSIGDGCGIKAIVEHEFLHALGFWHEQSRYDRDDYVTINFENVITGQEHNFDKYSDNQTTTQGTPYDYYSVMHYGKNDFSNGNGSTIITKQPEFQDVIGQLLDLSEYDVIELNKLYKCNSSISFLDHCSFDDESLCQMSVCSAADYGWQRVKSVSGINVTDHTYLGKERNETSFFMHFSTEGRNEGDIAKMESNIMTPQRYCKVQCLQFYYYHSGHESDQLNIWIREYQNESDSRGTLRLMDQITEPPGNYWKLHHVPLNANKTFQVVFEARKGDGNSSGGFSLDDINISETECLHTWQIRDFEKVLKNSVSGFWMYSPLYYSSDGYRFQAGLRLNQNYLSIYVRLVSGVFDDQLQWPCPWRQITFQMLDQNPNIQKRMSSEKSFTTDPYLIYLNVSVWDNPQKTGTQIFNGNETVHVGLLWGYQYAIMKEDLTKREFIKGGDIIFLFTLQDISELLQKDSLPCPKATVKNFNVTPDVSAQQGSCAPRVRPTTITATTTTAAKRITTTPRFTESSSAKTASSLITMMVCFLLLAS; encoded by the exons AGGAATGGAAGGGCATTCCAGATATAAACAaag GTTTAAATCTCAAAGAAGGTGACATCATGATG CCAAAGCAAAAGAGTGCCATTCTTGGGAACCGGTGGGATATTTCTGTCTCCTATGAGCTAAGTGTGAATCTAA GTGTGAACTATAAAGGAGTCATTTTGAGAGCCTTTGAGCAGTTCAGACTGAAATCATGTATTGATTTTAAGCCCAGAGCACCAGAAGACATTTCTTACATCTCTGTGGAGAGTCATGATGG GTGTTGGTCATATGTCGGTCGTGCATTTTTTGGAGCTCAGCCTCTCTCGATTGGAGATGGCTGTGGGATAAAAGCTATTGTTGAGCATGAGTTTCTCCATGCACTGGGATTTTGGCATGAACAGTCAAGATATGACAGAGATGATTATGTGACCATCAACTTTGAAAACGTTATTACAG GGCAGGAGCATAATTTTGATAAATACAGTGACAACCAAACCACCACCCAAGGTACCCCATATGACTACTACTCTGTGATGCATTATGGTAAAAATGATTTCAGCAATGGTAATGGATCCACAATCATTACCAAGCAACCAGAGTTTCAAGATGTGATTGGTCAACTCCTGGACTTGAGTGAATATGATGTGATTGAACTCAACAAACTCTATAAGTGCA ATTCGTCTATCTCTTTCCTTGATCACTGTAGTTTTGATGATGAATCTCTGTGTCAGATGAGCGTCTGCTCTGCTGCTGATTACGGCTGGCAGAGAGTGAAGTCAGTGAGTGGCATCAATGTGACTGACCACACATACTTGGGCAAAGAACGAAATG AGACGTCTTTCTTCATGCACTTCAGCACAGAGGGCAGAAATGAGGGAGATATAGCCAAAATGGAAAGCAACATAATGACCCCTCAAAGATACTGTAAAGTCCAGTGTCTGCAGTTCTACTACTATCACAGCGGTCACGAGTCTGACCAGCTCAATATCTGGATCAGAGAGTACCAGAACGAATCAGACAGCAGAGGAACTCTCAGACTTATGGATCAGATCACAG AACCCCCTGGTAATTACTGGAAGCTGCATCATGTGCCactgaatgcaaataaaaccTTTCAAGTTGTATTTGAAGCCCGTAAAGGAGATGGAAACTCCAGTGGAGGATTTTCACTGGATGATATCAATATTTCAGAGACTGAGTGTCTGCACACATGGCAGATCAGAGACTTTGAGAAGGTTTTGAAAAACAGTGTGTCTGGCTTTTGGATGTACAGCCCGTTGTATTACTCCAGTGATGGTTATCGCTTTCAGGCTGGCTTGAGACTGAATCAGAATTACCTTTCAATATATGTTCGTCTGGTTTCTGGTGTATTTGATGATCAGCTGCAGTGGCCTTGTCCATGGAGACAAATAACCTTCCAGATGCTTGACCAGAATCCAAACATACAGAAGCGCATGTCCTCTGAGAAAAGCTTCACAACTGAtccttatttaatttatttaa ATGTCAGTGTTTGGGACAATCCTCAAAAAACTGGAACTCAAATCTTTAATGGCAATGAGACTGTACATGTGGGTCTTTTGTGGGGCTATCAATATGCCATAATGAAAGAGGACCTCACTAAAAGAGAGTTTATCAAGGGTGGTGACATCATATTTCTCTTCACCTTGCAAG ATATTTCTGAGTTGCTTCAGAAGGACTCTCTACCCTGTCCTAAAGCAACAGTGAAGAACTTCAACGTTACTCCTGATGTGAGTGCCCAGCAAGGATCATGTGCTCCAag AGTTCGTCCAACAACTATAACAGCAACAACCACTACTGCTGCTAAAAGAATTACAACTACACCAAGATTTACTGAGAG TTCCAGTGCCAAGACTGCTTCCTCTTTGATCACCATGATGGTTTGCTTTCTTTTGCTGGCGAGTTAA